The genomic stretch GACGTACGGATGAGCCCCCTGGAAGGGGCGATGATCGCCGCCGCGGTCGCCAACCAGGGCAGCCAGATGCGGCCCTACCTGGTACGCCAGCTTCTCGGACCGGACCGCACCACCGTCTACGACCCCGCTCAGCCGCGCGAACTGCGCCGCTCGGTCAGCCGGGAGGTCGCCGCCGACCTGCGGGACATGATGGTCAGCGTGGTGGAGAACGGCACCGGCCGTAACTCGCGGATCAACGGTTACACCGTGGGCGGCAAGACGGGTACCGCCCAGTCGGCGCCCGACCGGCCCGACCACGGCTGGTTCATCGGCTTCGCCATCGACTCCAACGGGGAACCGGTCTCGGCGGTATGCGTACTGCTCGAAGAGGCCGGCAGCGGCGGCAGCGCCGAGGCGGCCCGGATCTCCGGGCAGATCATGCGCGCCGTCATCGCCGACCGTGGGGGGCGTTGACATGCTCAGTCCGGGAGTTCAGCTCGGTAACCGCTACCGTCTCGACGAGCGGATCGCCAGCGGTGGCATGGGTGACGTCTGGCGCGGCCTGGACCAGGTCCTCGGCCGTACGGTCGCGGTCAAGAGCCTGCTCCCGGCACTGCTGGACGAGCCCGGTTTCGCCGAGCGCTTCCGGGGCGAGGCACGCACCATGGCGACGATCAACCACCCGGGTGTGGTCGACGTCTACGACTTCGGCAACGACCAGGAGATCGCCTTCCTGGTGATGGAGTACGTGGAGGGCGACCCGCTCTCGGCCACGCTGAGCCGGGTCGGTCGACTCACCCCGGCCCGCACGATGGCGTTGGTGGCGCAGGCCGCCGACGCGCTGCACGCGGCCCACCTCAAGGGGATCGTGCACCGGGACGTGAAGCCCGGCAACCTGCTGGTCCGGCCCAACGGCACGCTGGTGCTGACCGACTTCGGCATCGCCCGCTCGGAACTCGTCGGGCAGCTCACCGCCGCCGGTTCGGTGCTCGGCACCGCCTCGTACATCTCGCCGGAGCAGGCCACCGGCCAGGTCGCCACCCCCGCCTCGGACGTGTACGCCCTCGGCGTGGTCGCGTACCAGTGTCTCGCCGGGCGTCGACCCTTCGAGGGCGACAACCCGCTCGACATCGCCATGCGGCATGTGCGGGAGACCCCGCGACAGTTGCCGTCCGACATCCCGCCGCAGGTCTGCGCCCTGGTGGAGCGGGCCATGGCCAAGGATCCGAAGGACCGTTGGCAGAGCGCCGCCATGCTGGCGGGGGTGGCCCGGCAGCTCAAGACGGCGCTGTCCCAGCAGGCTCGCGCGGCCGGGCAGCAGGCCAACCCGATCTCGGCCGCCCCCGCGTCACCGGCTCCGGGACGCGCTCAGGTGCCGACGCCGCAGCCGCCGCGTCCCCCGGCGGCACCGCACTCGACACCGCCCGGCCGCCCACCGGCGGTGAGCCACCGGCCGCCGGTGTCGCCGATGCCGCCGCGTCCCCCGGCGGCGCAACCGCTCCGCCCGACGACCGTCGCCCCGGCCGTGCCGGCGATGCCGGCCGGTCGACCGATGCCGCCGCCCAACAACTACCCGCGTGCTGCCGCCGTGCCGCCCGGCTACGCGCCACGACCAGCACCACCGCAGGCGGCGCCTGGTAGGTCACGTTCCGGAGTGCTGTTCCTGGCGGTGATGCTGGGCGTGCTGGTCCTGCTCTGTTCCGGCGTGATTTCCTACAACATGCGGCTGAAAAACAGCGCCCACCTGCCGGTGGGGGTCTCCGTGCAAGCGGTGTCGTCCGTCGTGCCGGGGCTCGACGGGCGAGACGATCCGGCCGGTACGGCGTACCGTCGACTGGATCAGCCCGGTGCGGGCAGCCACGAGACGACGACGAGTGAAGGACGACGGACGCGATGACAGCGCAGGCCCGCCTGCTCGGTGGCAGGTACCAGGTCGGCGAGCTGCTCGGATATGGCGGCATGGCCGAGGTGCATCGCGGGCGCGACCTGCGGCTCGGCCGGGATGTCGCGATCAAGATGCTCCGGACCGATCTGGCCCGGGACGCCACATTCCAGATGCGTTTCCGTCGGGAGGCGCAGAACGCCGCCTCGCTCAACCACCCGGCCATCGTCGCGGTCTACGACACGGGTGAGGAACAGGCACCGACCGGCGAAACCCTTCCGTTTATCGTGATGGAGTTCGTCAACGGGCGCACCCTCAAGGAGGTGCTCGGCGCCGAGGGCCGTCTCCAGCCCCGGCGGGCGCTGGAGATCTGCGCCGACATCGGCGCGGCGCTGGAGTTCAGCCACCGGCACGGCATCATCCACCGCGACATCAAGCCCGGCAACGTGATGCTCACCCAGACCGGCCAGGTCAAGGTGATGGACTTCGGTATCGCCCGGGCTCTGGCCAGCGGCGCCACCACGATGACGCAGACCAGCGCGGTCATCGGCACGGCCCAGTACCTCTCGCCGGAGCAGGCGCGCGGCGAGGCCGTGGACGCCCGCTCCGACGTGTACGCCGCCGGCTGCGTCCTCTTCGAGTTGATCTGCGGCCACCCGCCGTTCGTCGGCGACAGTCCGGTCAGCGTCGCGTATCAGCACGTGCGGGAGACTCCGCCGACGCCGAGCGACCTGAACCCGGACGTCAACCCGGCGGTCGACGCGATCGTGCTCAAGGCGCTCTCCAAGAACCCGCTCAACCGTTACCAGAGCGCCGGGGAGATGCGCGCCGACATGCTCCGGGCGGCGGCCGGTCGTCCGGTGATGGCGACGCCGGTGATGCGCGAGGACGAGACGGTCGCGATGGCGCCGTCCCCGGGCTACTCGTCGGGTGCGGCAGGTGCCACGCAGACGCGACAGATCCCCGCCCGGGTGGGCGACCCACGCCAGCGCCGTGCCTCGTCCTGGCTGATCGCCATGTTCGCCGCGCTCGGCGTGCTCGCGGTGATCGCGCTGGTCGCCGCGTTGTGGCTGGGCCAGCGTGATCCCGAGGACATTCCGGTGCCCACCCTCACCGGGCTCAGCCAGCAGGACGCGGTCGCTGAGATCGAGCAGAACGGCCTCACAGCGGAAGTCAACCCGGTCTTCACCTCGGACTGCAAAGAGGGCACCGTGGTGACCCAGACCCCAGCTGCCGGTGAGCGGGT from Micromonospora craniellae encodes the following:
- a CDS encoding serine/threonine-protein kinase; translated protein: MLSPGVQLGNRYRLDERIASGGMGDVWRGLDQVLGRTVAVKSLLPALLDEPGFAERFRGEARTMATINHPGVVDVYDFGNDQEIAFLVMEYVEGDPLSATLSRVGRLTPARTMALVAQAADALHAAHLKGIVHRDVKPGNLLVRPNGTLVLTDFGIARSELVGQLTAAGSVLGTASYISPEQATGQVATPASDVYALGVVAYQCLAGRRPFEGDNPLDIAMRHVRETPRQLPSDIPPQVCALVERAMAKDPKDRWQSAAMLAGVARQLKTALSQQARAAGQQANPISAAPASPAPGRAQVPTPQPPRPPAAPHSTPPGRPPAVSHRPPVSPMPPRPPAAQPLRPTTVAPAVPAMPAGRPMPPPNNYPRAAAVPPGYAPRPAPPQAAPGRSRSGVLFLAVMLGVLVLLCSGVISYNMRLKNSAHLPVGVSVQAVSSVVPGLDGRDDPAGTAYRRLDQPGAGSHETTTSEGRRTR
- the pknB gene encoding Stk1 family PASTA domain-containing Ser/Thr kinase: MTAQARLLGGRYQVGELLGYGGMAEVHRGRDLRLGRDVAIKMLRTDLARDATFQMRFRREAQNAASLNHPAIVAVYDTGEEQAPTGETLPFIVMEFVNGRTLKEVLGAEGRLQPRRALEICADIGAALEFSHRHGIIHRDIKPGNVMLTQTGQVKVMDFGIARALASGATTMTQTSAVIGTAQYLSPEQARGEAVDARSDVYAAGCVLFELICGHPPFVGDSPVSVAYQHVRETPPTPSDLNPDVNPAVDAIVLKALSKNPLNRYQSAGEMRADMLRAAAGRPVMATPVMREDETVAMAPSPGYSSGAAGATQTRQIPARVGDPRQRRASSWLIAMFAALGVLAVIALVAALWLGQRDPEDIPVPTLTGLSQQDAVAEIEQNGLTAEVNPVFTSDCKEGTVVTQTPAAGERVQPNSAVTVEVCGGKPDVEIPNLVGSTRDFAEAELEKLKLKVEVEEVDNAAPKGQVLEIDPAAGESVAEGTEVEITVSRGNVVPVPNVQDLTEEAAKQALENAGFKVDVDQGREVPADQAGRVLDQSPNANTQRTRGSTVKIVVSVPEAEDPDPDPTTQTPPPGTPTTPPPDEDDDGGGSGGGGQVVPTPGFPPFRFPGE